The proteins below are encoded in one region of Citrobacter enshiensis:
- the hinT gene encoding purine nucleoside phosphoramidase, whose protein sequence is MAEETIFSKIIRREIPSDIVYQDDLVTAFRDISPQAPTHILIIPNLLIPTVNDVTAEHEQALGRMITVAAKIAEQEGIAADGYRLIMNTNRHGGQEVYHIHMHLLGGRALGPMLAHKGL, encoded by the coding sequence GTGGCAGAAGAAACTATTTTCAGCAAAATCATCCGTCGTGAAATTCCCTCGGATATCGTTTATCAGGACGATCTGGTCACTGCATTTCGTGATATCTCTCCCCAGGCGCCGACACATATCCTCATTATTCCTAATCTCCTGATCCCCACCGTCAATGACGTTACGGCTGAGCACGAACAGGCACTGGGGCGGATGATCACGGTGGCGGCGAAAATCGCTGAACAGGAAGGTATTGCTGCTGACGGTTATCGTTTAATTATGAATACCAATCGCCATGGCGGACAAGAGGTGTATCACATCCATATGCACCTGTTAGGCGGCCGCGCGCTGGGTCCAATGCTTGCGCATAAAGGTCTTTGA
- a CDS encoding YcfL family protein — MTRGCVALSLAVLLLVGCRSHPEIPVSDEQTLVMESTLLAAGITAEPPALTTSDIQTSASSRLYNERQEPVTVHYRFYWYDARGLEMHPLEKPRSVTIPAHSSVTLYGSANYLGAHKVRLYLYL, encoded by the coding sequence ATGACGAGAGGATGCGTTGCGCTGTCGTTGGCGGTGCTGTTGCTCGTTGGCTGCCGTTCACATCCTGAAATACCGGTGAGTGATGAGCAGACGCTGGTCATGGAATCAACGCTACTGGCGGCGGGGATCACCGCAGAGCCTCCGGCGTTGACGACGTCCGATATTCAGACTTCTGCCTCCTCGCGACTCTATAACGAAAGACAAGAACCCGTTACCGTTCATTATCGCTTTTATTGGTATGACGCCAGAGGGCTGGAAATGCACCCTCTGGAGAAGCCGCGTAGCGTAACGATCCCGGCGCACTCGTCGGTTACGCTATACGGAAGCGCCAATTATCTGGGGGCGCACAAAGTTAGACTTTATCTTTATTTGTAA
- the thiK gene encoding thiamine kinase, translating to MQSSKNNRLTRDEVLSRYFPHYHPVAANNSGLSGGSVIIENATHRLVLRCHHDPQAPESHFLRQYRALSRLPATLVTRPRLYTPGWMAVDYLAGDVKSGLPEADALAGLLYHLHQQPCFGWRVTLLPLLEHYWQCCDPARRTPDWLRRLKRLRREGEPRPLRLGPLHMDVHSGNLVHTASGLRLIDWEYAGDGDIALELAAVWVDDALQHQQLIGAYAERAHLDPRCLWRQVRLWHPWVMMLKAGWFEYRWQQTGEHQFIRLADETWRQLTTKR from the coding sequence GTGCAGTCCAGCAAAAATAACCGACTGACGCGCGACGAGGTGTTGTCGCGCTATTTCCCGCACTATCATCCCGTCGCCGCGAACAACAGCGGATTAAGCGGCGGGAGCGTCATCATTGAAAATGCGACCCATCGCCTGGTTCTTCGTTGTCACCATGATCCTCAGGCGCCGGAGTCGCATTTTTTGCGGCAGTACCGGGCGCTCTCACGCTTGCCCGCCACGCTTGTGACCCGTCCCCGACTCTATACGCCTGGCTGGATGGCCGTGGACTATTTAGCGGGCGACGTAAAATCCGGATTACCGGAAGCCGACGCGCTGGCGGGCTTGCTGTATCATCTGCATCAGCAACCGTGCTTTGGCTGGCGGGTCACGCTGCTGCCGTTGCTGGAGCACTACTGGCAGTGTTGCGATCCTGCTCGTCGGACGCCTGACTGGCTACGACGGTTAAAACGGCTGCGAAGAGAGGGGGAACCTCGCCCTCTGCGTCTCGGGCCTTTGCATATGGATGTCCATAGCGGCAATCTGGTGCACACGGCGTCAGGGTTACGATTGATTGACTGGGAATATGCCGGAGACGGCGATATTGCTCTGGAACTGGCGGCGGTGTGGGTGGATGATGCGTTACAGCATCAACAGCTGATCGGCGCCTACGCTGAGCGCGCGCATCTTGATCCCCGATGCCTCTGGCGGCAGGTCAGATTATGGCATCCCTGGGTGATGATGCTGAAAGCGGGGTGGTTTGAGTACCGCTGGCAGCAGACCGGTGAACACCAATTTATCAGGCTGGCCGATGAAACCTGGCGTCAGCTAACAACGAAAAGATAA
- the ycfP gene encoding alpha/beta hydrolase YcfP, giving the protein MIIYLHGFDSNSPGNHEKVLQLQFIDPDVRLISYSTRHPKHDMQHLLKEVDKMLQLNVDERPLICGVGLGGYWAERIGFLCDIRQVVFNPNLFPYENMEGKIDRPEEYADIATKCVTNFREKNRDRCLVILSRHDETLNNQRSSEELHHFYEIVWDEEQTHKFKNISSHLQRIKAFKTLG; this is encoded by the coding sequence ATGATTATCTATTTACACGGTTTTGACTCTAACAGTCCGGGTAACCACGAGAAAGTGCTGCAACTGCAATTTATTGACCCGGATGTCAGGCTGATCAGCTACAGCACGAGGCATCCTAAACATGATATGCAGCATCTGCTTAAAGAAGTGGACAAAATGTTGCAGCTCAACGTGGACGAACGCCCGTTGATTTGTGGTGTGGGTCTTGGCGGCTACTGGGCGGAACGGATCGGTTTTCTCTGTGATATTCGCCAGGTGGTGTTTAATCCTAATCTGTTCCCCTATGAGAACATGGAAGGCAAAATCGATCGTCCTGAAGAGTACGCCGATATCGCCACCAAGTGCGTAACCAACTTTCGGGAAAAGAACCGCGATCGTTGCCTGGTGATCCTTTCTCGCCATGATGAAACCTTGAACAACCAACGTTCGTCAGAAGAGTTGCACCATTTCTACGAAATTGTGTGGGATGAGGAACAAACCCACAAGTTCAAGAATATCTCGTCTCATTTGCAGCGAATTAAAGCCTTTAAGACCCTGGGTTAA
- the bhsA gene encoding multiple stress resistance protein BhsA — MKNVKTLIAAAVLRLNFHLPAFAAVEVQATPCRSTKVGTISANAGTNLGSLEDQLAQKADEMGAKSFRITSVTGPNTLHGTAVIYK, encoded by the coding sequence ATGAAAAACGTAAAAACCCTTATCGCTGCCGCTGTTCTGAGGCTCAACTTTCATTTGCCAGCCTTTGCGGCCGTTGAAGTTCAGGCTACGCCCTGCCGGTCAACAAAAGTGGGCACCATCTCTGCGAATGCAGGGACTAACCTGGGTTCTCTGGAAGATCAACTGGCGCAGAAAGCGGATGAGATGGGGGCGAAATCCTTCCGTATTACTTCCGTTACCGGTCCTAACACTCTTCACGGAACGGCGGTTATTTACAA